In one window of Flavobacterium ginsengisoli DNA:
- the coaE gene encoding dephospho-CoA kinase (Dephospho-CoA kinase (CoaE) performs the final step in coenzyme A biosynthesis.), with protein sequence MTKVIGLTGGIGSGKTTVANYFQEMGVPVYIADDGAKRVMQSKNILAEVKSAFGGSIFDDEVLNRAKLAQVVFNDKNQLVKLNGIVHPAVKLDFEQWVKQHKNYDYVMYEAAILFESGRYKDCDVIITVTAPEEVRIERVIKRDKTTREQVLSRMKMQWNDEKRISKSNFVINNNNLKNAKEEVVKILKILNIKQKQS encoded by the coding sequence ATGACAAAAGTTATTGGTCTTACAGGAGGAATAGGCAGTGGGAAAACTACTGTTGCAAACTATTTTCAAGAAATGGGAGTTCCTGTTTATATTGCTGATGACGGTGCGAAAAGAGTAATGCAGTCAAAAAATATTCTCGCAGAGGTTAAATCTGCTTTTGGTGGCAGTATTTTTGATGATGAAGTTTTAAATCGTGCCAAATTAGCGCAAGTTGTTTTTAACGATAAGAATCAGTTGGTAAAATTAAATGGAATTGTCCATCCGGCAGTGAAATTAGATTTTGAACAATGGGTAAAACAACACAAAAATTATGATTATGTAATGTATGAAGCCGCTATTCTATTTGAAAGTGGACGATATAAAGATTGTGACGTAATTATAACAGTAACAGCTCCTGAAGAAGTGAGAATTGAACGAGTTATAAAACGAGATAAAACTACCCGAGAACAAGTTTTAAGTAGAATGAAAATGCAATGGAATGACGAAAAACGAATTTCTAAGAGCAATTTCGTGATTAATAACAATAATCTTAAAAATGCTAAAGAAGAAGTTGTTAAAATTCTTAAAATTTTAAATATAAAACAAAAACAGTCTTAA